Proteins from a single region of Xiphias gladius isolate SHS-SW01 ecotype Sanya breed wild chromosome 2, ASM1685928v1, whole genome shotgun sequence:
- the rps16 gene encoding 40S ribosomal protein S16 isoform X1, which yields MPAKGPLQSVQVFGRKKTATAVAHCKRGNGLIKVNGRPLEMVEPATLQYKLLEPVLLLGKERFAGVDIRVRVKGGGHVAQIYAIRQAISKALVAYYQKYVDEASKKEIKDILIQYDRTLLVADPRRCESKKFGGPGARARYQKSYR from the exons ATGCCAGCTAAAGGTCCTTTGCAATCTGTCCAGGTTTTTGGGCGTAAA AAAACCGCCACAGCAGTTGCCCACTGCAAGAGGGGTAATGGCCTGATCAAGGTGAACGGCAGACCCCTGGAGATGGTGGAGCCTGCCACTCTCCAGTACAAG CTTCTGGAGCCAGTGCTGTTGCTGGGCAAGGAGCGTTTTGCTGGAGTTGACATCAGAGTCAGAGTGAAGGGTGGTGGACACGTCGCACAGATCTATG CTATCCGTCAGGCCATCTCCAAAGCCCTGGTCGCATACTACCAGAAGT ATGTGGATGAGGCCTCCAAGAAGGAGATCAAGGACATCCTGATCCAGTACGACAGGACCCTGCTGGTTGCTGATCCACGTCGCTGCGAGTCCAAGAAGTTCGGTGGACCTGGAGCTCGTGCCCGCTACCAGAAGTCCTACCGTTAA
- the rps16 gene encoding 40S ribosomal protein S16 isoform X2 produces MVEPATLQYKLLEPVLLLGKERFAGVDIRVRVKGGGHVAQIYAIRQAISKALVAYYQKYVDEASKKEIKDILIQYDRTLLVADPRRCESKKFGGPGARARYQKSYR; encoded by the exons ATGGTGGAGCCTGCCACTCTCCAGTACAAG CTTCTGGAGCCAGTGCTGTTGCTGGGCAAGGAGCGTTTTGCTGGAGTTGACATCAGAGTCAGAGTGAAGGGTGGTGGACACGTCGCACAGATCTATG CTATCCGTCAGGCCATCTCCAAAGCCCTGGTCGCATACTACCAGAAGT ATGTGGATGAGGCCTCCAAGAAGGAGATCAAGGACATCCTGATCCAGTACGACAGGACCCTGCTGGTTGCTGATCCACGTCGCTGCGAGTCCAAGAAGTTCGGTGGACCTGGAGCTCGTGCCCGCTACCAGAAGTCCTACCGTTAA